A genomic window from Anopheles ziemanni chromosome X, idAnoZiCoDA_A2_x.2, whole genome shotgun sequence includes:
- the LOC131291321 gene encoding phosphatidylinositide phosphatase SAC2 produces the protein MAMEVFQTESHYIFLKKERSLWWNRYTSEFQVKCGWDLSSVDDIECIGVTHGIVGTIALQGVLEPHLIVIKEVVPVGVLYAPHLVYKIKSIAVLGPEGADVLLLNCSKHNTNHAIKVAPVGGATSDGGHPSPKSRLFESSALVNKTWGAVKSAGSSIRNTTEKAAAIATSQVKSTVSMVVKDPVRVEKRVIDELHKIFDDTDSFYYSHNCDITNNLQRRGAPPDDRFYWNRTMLTDLLRVAPDEQPNWVLPIIQGFVQVEQCVIGNECFTLALVSRRSRNRAGTRYKRRGVDEHGNCANYVETEQVLSLRQHQISFTQVRGSVPVYWSQPGYKYRPPPRLDRDESETQLAFERHFDGELSIYQSICIINLVEQSGKEKVIGDAYANHVLKYNSDKLIYVTFDFHEYCRGMRFENVSSLIESLAPEAGAMGFHWRDNNGPICNQKGVFRVNCMDCLDRTNVVQTAIGKAVLESQLVKLGLAMPYSQLPDQLKAPFMVLWANNGDVISRQYAGTNALKGDYTRTGERKISGIMKDGMNSANRYFIQHFTDTFRQSCIDLLQGQLREVEQFAVDDVPAALAGIASTALVPSGPVPLAYYNYGQMRAEHILLEQLFDNASYYLARFKDTYRQATIDMMLGNNVSPESVSALGGSQTSATDETDALEGAEHARLLVEDCRRLLLGTTQLPVGAWGLIDADPGTGDPSETEVDTILILTDDCYIVAEYDSHLDKIVRFENVPLDSITLIELGLFQHNKMFQGPAPAHLCIRLNYAVDGVDGYFHMFRSPNIRFFNNVAVVIRKTEEITESLTAIVDLFRIALQNRGRLDVHFQCGGSLQRRKSRTLLSVPAGIPRNLSESQLVQMGSKAFSNMAGQFSKIGQTLNATKIGRGGKKADNDAPNASSKRDGRAASASGVDGVAGSSAMGAALLLRPESAYGSGHSRSERSCSDSEEADGSSIYEPELDLVEQNPLYNENVFLPSVGIVMGGTNNDADDGGAGGTNVLEERDSIAKMSSDVSTMSISSVTDNINMPVGMLECASPIRVSSPTPEIFVDGGSEGLVGGAGRQQVRNMSLNLQAPPGAGAGQSGGDNALRQLKKLTSPLSNIGKGLQTLGANLDPRKITVKSPVVPVRSASSTFDEIKQLEEKWERSNCRTKLIAL, from the exons ATGGCCATGGAAGTGTTTCAAACGGAGTcacattacatttttttgaaaaaagaacgCAGTCTCTGGTGGAACCGATACACATCGGAGTTTCAAGTCAAGTGTG GATGGGACCTGTCCTCGGTGGACGACATTGAGTGCATTGGTGTGACGCATGGCATAGTGGGCACCATCGCACTGCAAGGCGTCTTGGAGCCGCATCTCATCGTGATAAAGGAAGTGGTTCCGGTCGGCGTTCTGTATGCACCGCATCTGGTCTACAAGATCAAAAGCATTGCTGTGCTAGGCCCGGAGGGGGCGGATGTTTTGTTGCTGAACTGCAGCAAGCACAACACGAACCATGCGATTAAAGTGGCCCCAGTTGGCGGTGCCACCAGCGATGGCGGACATCCGTCGCCCAAAAGTCGACTGTTTGAGAGTTCGGCGCTGGTGAACAAGACGTGGGGCGCCGTGAAGAGTGCGGGCAGTTCGATACGCAACACGACGGAAAAGGCGGCCGCCATCGCGACTAGCCAGGTCAAGTCGACCGTAAGCATGGTGGTGAAAGACCCAGTGCGCGTCGAGAAGCGCGTTATCGACGAGCTGCACAAAATATTCGACGACACGGATAGCTTCTACTACAGCCACAACTGTGATATTACCAACAATTTGCAGCGGCGCGGTGCGCCCCCGGATGATCGGTTCTACTGGAACCGTACCATGCTGACCGATCTGCTGCGGGTTGCACCGGACGAGCAACCGAACTGGGTGCTACCCATCATACAGGGGTTCGTGCAGGTGGAACAGTGTGTCATCGGAAACGAATGTTTTACGCTGGCCCTTGTGTCGCGCCGGTCGCGAAATCGGGCTGGCACGCGCTACAAGCGCCGCGGCGTTGACGAGCACGGCAACTGTGCCAATTACGTCGAAACGGAGCAGGTACTGTCGTTGCGGCAGCACCAGATCTCGTTCACGCAGGTGCGTGGCTCGGTGCCGGTCTACTGGAGCCAGCCGGGGTACAAATATCGACCACCGCCGAGGCTTGATAGGGACGAGTCGGAGACGCAGCTCGCCTTCGAGCGCCACTTCGACGGTGAGCTGAGTATTTACCAATCGATTTGCATCATCAATCTGGTGGAGCAGAGCGGCAAGGAGAAAGTCATTGGCGATGCGTACGCCAACCATGTGCTGAAGTATAATTCCGATAAGTTGATATACGTAACATTCGATTTCCACGAGTATTG CCGCGGGATGCGTTTCGAGAACGTTTCCTCTCTGATTGAGTCGCTCGCCCCGGAGGCCGGTGCGATGGGCTTTCACTGGCGCGACAACAACGGGCCGATCTGCAACCAGAAGGGCGTGTTCCGGGTGAACTGCATGGACTGTCTCGATCGCACCAACGTGGTGCAGACGGCCATCGGCAAAGCGGTGCTAGAGTCGCAACTGGTGAAGCTCGGTCTGGCCATGCCGTACTCGCAGCTACCTGACCAGCTGAAGGCTCCGTTTATGGTACTATGGGCGAACAATGGTGATGTGATCAGCCGACAGTACGCGGGCACCAATGCCCTAAAG GGTGACTACACGCGTACTGGAGAGCGGAAAATCTCCGGCATCATGAAAGATGGTATGAACTCGGCAAACCG CTACTTCATACAACACTTTACCGATACGTTTCGGCAGAGTTGCATTGATTTACTGCAGGGCCAGTTGCGGGAGGTAGAACAGTTCGCCGTCGATGACGTTCCGGCGGCCCTGGCCGGCATTGCCAGTACGGCGCTCGTTCCGTCCGGCCCGGTACCGCTAGCGTATTACAACTATGGGCAGATGAGGGCCGAACACATTTTGCTCGAGCAACTGTTCGACAATGCCAG TTACTATCTGGCCCGGTTTAAGGACACCTATCGTCAGGCGACGATCGACATGATGCTAGGAAACAACGTTTCACCCGAATCAGTGTCGGCACTCGGTGGCAGTCAGACGTCGGCGACCGATGAAACGGACGCACTGGAGGGTGCGGAACACGCCCGGCTGCTCGTGGAGGACTGCCGGCGGCTGCTGCTCGGCACGACCCAGCTTCCCGTTGGTGCGTGGGGTCTAATCGACGCCGATCCTGG CACCGGTGATCCGAGCGAAACGGAAGTGGACACCATTCTGATACTGACCGACGACTGTTACATCGTCGCCGAGTACGATTCGCACCTGGACAAGATCGTGCGCTTCGAGAACGTGCCGCTGGACAGCATCACGCTGATCGAGCTCGGGCTGTTCCAGCACAACAAGATGTTCCAAGGGCCGGCCCCGGCCCATCTCTGCATCCGGCTGAACTACGCCGTGGACGGGGTGGACGGGTACTTCCACATGTTCCGCTCGCCGAACATTCGCTTCTTCAACAACGTGGCGGTCGTGATCCGCAAGACGGAGGAGATCACCGAGTCGCTGACCGCGATCGTCGACCTGTTCCGCATCGCGCTCCAGAACCGTGGCCGGCTGGACGTGCACTTCCAGTGCGGGGGCAGCCTGCAGCGGCGCAAAAGCCGCACGCTGCTCTCGGTGCCGGCTGGCATCCCGCGCAACCTCTCCGAGTCGCAGCTGGTGCAGATGGGCTCGAAGGCGTTCAGCAACATGGCGGGCCAGTTCAGCAAGATCGGCCAGACGCTGAACGCGACCAAGATCGGCCGGGGCGGTAAGAAGGCCGACAACGACGCGCCGAACGCCAGCTCCAAGCGGGACGGCCGGGCGGCGTCAGCGTCCGGGGTGGATGGGGTGGCCGGATCGTCTGCCATGGGGGcggcgctgctgctgcgcccGGAGTCCGCCTACGGCAGCGGGCACAGCCGGTCCGAGCGGTCCTGTTCCGACTCGGAGGAAGCCGACGGCAGCAGCATCTACGAGCCGGAGCTCGATCTGGTCGAGCAGAATCCGCTGTACAACGAGAACGTGTTCCTGCCCTCGGTCGGCATCGTGATGGGCGGTACGAACAACGATGCGGACGACGGGGGGGCCGGTGGCACGAACGTGCTGGAGGAGCGGGACAGCATCGCGAAGATGTCGTCGGACGTGTCGACCATGTCGATTTCGTCCGTGACCGACAACATCAACATGCCGGTCGGCATGCTGGAGTGTGCCTCGCCGATACGGGTCAGCAGCCCAACGCCGGAGATATTCGTCGACGGTGGCAGCGAGGGGCTGGTCGGTGGCGCGGGCAGGCAGCAGGTGCGCAACATGAGCCTCAATCTGCAAGCCCCGCCAGGCGCCGGCGCCGGCCAAAGTGGAGGCGATAATGCGCTGCGCCAGCTCAAGAAGCTCACCAGCCCGCTGTCGAACATCGGCAAGGGCCTGCAGACGCTCGGTGCGAATCTGGATCCGCGAAAAATCACCGtcaag AGCCCGGTCGTTCCGGTGCGGAGCGCTAGCAGCACCTTTGACGAGATCAAGCAGCTGGAAGAGAAGTGGGAAAGGTCCAACTGCCGCACAAAGCTGATCGCACTGTAG
- the LOC131291347 gene encoding uncharacterized protein LOC131291347: protein MSDPVARPMKFPYTFSAKLAQFPIQHYFKNQWIWRYYFIAFGVSIPLFYKIHKLANSPANQAKWAESKRKEHEEHH, encoded by the exons ATGTCGGATCCAGTTGCTCGCCCGATGAAATTCCCGTACACCTTTTCGGCGAAGCTGGCACAGTTTCCGATCCAGCATTACTTCAAGAACCAGTGGATCTGGCGCTATTACTTCATTGCGTTCGGTGTGTCCATTCCGCTGTTCTACAAAATCCATAAGCTGG CCAACTCGCCCGCAAACCAGGCCAAATGGGCCGAGTCGAAGAGGAAGGAACACGAAGAGCACCATTGA